The Actinomycetota bacterium genome contains the following window.
CCTGTATCCCATATTTGATGAATTCTGGAATCTTTTCATCCACCCGGGAAAGACCGGGATGAGCTAGGATGGCGATTCCCCCTAGCCTTTTTATGAGCTTAATTACATCTTTTGGTGTATAAACATATTTCTCAACGTAGCAAGGAGCTTTGCGTCCAATATACCTTTCGAAAGCTTCTTCGATACTATCAATGTGACCTTGCTTTACCATAACTCTAGCTACGTGAGCTCGACCAACTGTACCCTTACCGGCTTCTTGTAAAACATCTTTAAGGGCGATTTTAAGACCCATTTCTCGTAGCCGCTCGACCATTTTCACCGCACGTTCGTATCTCGCTTGACGCAGCTTGCTGAGATGCTTGAGGAACCATTCCTGTTTGTAATCAATGAAATAGCCCAAAAAATGAATGTCCCGACCCTCTAGGTCGGAACTCAATTCAACAGCGGGAATTACTTCAATATCGAAATCTCCCGCACTCCTTAAAGCTGGAACTATTCCATCCATGCTATCATGATCGGTGATGGCAATCGCCGTGAAGTCAAGCTCCACTGCAAATTCAACTAATTCTTCAGGGGAAAATGCACCATCCGAAGCTGTACTGTGAAGATGTAAATCAACGCCCATTGTTTTTTGT
Protein-coding sequences here:
- a CDS encoding PHP domain-containing protein, which encodes MGVDLHLHSTASDGAFSPEELVEFAVELDFTAIAITDHDSMDGIVPALRSAGDFDIEVIPAVELSSDLEGRDIHFLGYFIDYKQEWFLKHLSKLRQARYERAVKMVERLREMGLKIALKDVLQEAGKGTVGRAHVARVMVKQGHIDSIEEAFERYIGRKAPCYVEKYVYTPKDVIKLIKRLGGIAILAHPGLSRVDEKIPEFIKYGIQGLEVYHGNHTPDDVRKYTKMAREYGLVITGGSDCHGLGSSRGLIMGSVRVPDEVVKNLKTLKDLQKIAPEIHPHFPTRKYGK